GGAAATTGATCGACGAGCTGCTGACCATCGGTGTCAAGGCGGCCTGAAATCTTCCGGACTACTGGTTTAAGTACACTGCGTTTATCTTTTAGATAAACCGCGCGGAGCGCGGAGCAGAGGAAGTACGTTGAAGCGGGAATGGAGAGATTCCGGCGCTTTCCCGGAATCTCGCAATGTTAGCTTCAATGTACTTAATCGCGTCTAGCACGCGAAAAGACCGTTGCATAGCCCTTGGATGCGTGTGAGAGAATATCGTATCCATCGTGCCGCCTCTCGACGGGACCGGCAAATGCGAGAGGGCAGAGGCTGCAGTCAACGCATTTTCCATCTCGGACGGGATCACCGCCTAAACCAAGCTTTTTGCCGATCTAGACGAGGAAAAGTTGAAGTTGTCCAGTACTGAACGTAACCAGCGTGCATAGGGCCTCCTGGGATTGCTTTAACCCGTTGCCATTGCTTGAGACTGTGCAACAGGGTTTTCTGACATCTTTCAGTTTTGGAAAAGGACGTCCAGCACGGCTTCTGACCTCAGAATGAGGGTGTGAAACAGAAGATTAACCGCGCTGGACAGCTTTATTCTGACATGTTGACTGCCTGCTCCCGTAAGCAGCATCGAGACAACATGCAGGTGGTGCTCAACTGCTTCCTTGAAGCCCTTGGGATATCCCGCTTCCATGCCTCCACCGCCAAGTCCCCAGGCGCGATCAGCCGGTTCCTCAACCACCAGAACTGGTCGTTGCGCACCCTCATTCGAACCATCCGCCAGCACGCCCTGCACACCTTCCAGGACTCCCTCCGTGGACGCCGCGGGCGTCCACCGCTCGTCGAGCTCATCGTTGACACGACCTCCATCTCAAAGGAGGGCGCATTCGCTGAACTGGACGGCTGGATCCACACCCTGAACAGTGTTCGTGGCCTCCATGTCGTCATGCTCTACGTCTGCTGTGGTGATCTTCGCCTCCCCTGGGGCTTCAAGATCTGGCGCGGGAAAGGCTCGCCTTCACCGACAGACCTGGCACTCCGGCTTGTCCGGCAGCTCCCATCCGAGGTGCGCACACGCACCAAACACGTGCATCTGCTTGCAGATGCAGGGTTCAGCAGCCAGACATTCATGCACGGTGTTCGGGACCTGGGTCTGGACTTCACCATTGGGATGCGAGCGGATCGCAGAACCACA
The nucleotide sequence above comes from Deinococcus seoulensis. Encoded proteins:
- a CDS encoding transposase, which gives rise to MKQKINRAGQLYSDMLTACSRKQHRDNMQVVLNCFLEALGISRFHASTAKSPGAISRFLNHQNWSLRTLIRTIRQHALHTFQDSLRGRRGRPPLVELIVDTTSISKEGAFAELDGWIHTLNSVRGLHVVMLYVCCGDLRLPWGFKIWRGKGSPSPTDLALRLVRQLPSEVRTRTKHVHLLADAGFSSQTFMHGVRDLGLDFTIGMRADRRTTEGHRLKDITRQQCPVTLAGLPDLQLWLYWIWLPAKKGE